Below is a genomic region from Bradyrhizobium sp. 1(2017).
GTCGGGCGACCGGCGACCCCGGCGAGTGTCGCTGGCGTCGCCCGGCGAACCACGCGCCGTGCCGTCGTCGGTGGAGCGGCCGTCGGTGCAGCAGCCGCAGGAGCCGCCGTAGCGGCGCCGACCTGCGCCCGGGTGCTGGTCAACGGCGCCTGGGTCTGTCGCTAGCGGCACCGGCTTTCCCTGGACGTGACCGCGGCGACCACGCTCGTGGTCGTCGCGTGGCGGTACGCGTGAGGCCGCCCCCTCACGCGCTCCCCATCACGGTCCTCGTCAGCGTGCTCCTTGCAAATTTCTTCAGCGGCATCGGCTTGCCGAACAGAAAGCCCTGCACGAGATCGAAGCCGAGCTCGTTCGCGGCGACGAGATCGGCGCGGCTCTCGACGCCCTGGGCGATCGCGCGCGCGCCGTAGCCTTGCGCCAGCTCGACGATGTGACGGCACACCGTGCGCTTCAGCCGGTCACCGCCGCTGCCGGTGACGAACTGCCGATCGGCCTTCAGCTTGACGAAGGGGATCTTGTCCAGGCCCATCAGCGACGGCCAATTCGCGCCGAGATTGTCGATCGACAGGCCGATATTGTGCAGGCCGACCTCGCGCGCGACCTCGGTCAGAAGATCGAGTTCGCCGATGGCCTCCTCACTGTCGATCTCGACCGTCAGTCCGCCGAAGGCCGGATGCGTCGGCACGCGGCGGCAGAGATCGCGCACCGCGTGCGGCTCCTTCAGATAGGACGCAGGCAGGTTGATCGAGAGATCGACCGGGCTCTGCTGCTCCAGCAGGTAGTGCCAGTCCTGCATGGCGCGATCGATCACGAATTCCGAGAGGTCGCGCAGATGCGGATCGTGCTCCTCGGGAATGAAATAGGCCGGCGGCACCACGCCCCAGGTCGGATGGCGCATGCGCACCAGCGCCTCGGCGCCGCTGCGGACCAGCGTGCGCGCGTCGATCTTGGGCTGGTACCAGAGCTCCAGCCAGCCGGCATGCAGGGCTTCGCCGACATGCACGGCCGGGCTCGGCGCCGGCTCGTCCGGCAGCAGCATCGCGACACGCTCGCGCAGCGTCTCCGCGGCGAAGGGCGTGGTCAGCGGCGGCAGCATCGCAAGGCCATATTCCTCGCCGACCTGCCGCACGGCCCTGACGATGATCGACTCCCGGGCGCCGACCGCCAGAACTTTTCCGGCGAAGCCCTCGCGCACCAATATCTCCAGGAATCGCCCCGGCTCGATGCCGTCGGTGGCAACGCCGAGCAGGATCAGGTCCGGCAATTCCGAGGTGAGCACGCTCTGCAGCTCGTCCGCGCTGGCGCATTCGCTGGTGACGAAGCCAAGATCCTCGAGCACCTCGCTGAGGAAGGCGCGCAAGTGACGCTTGCTGTCGGCCACGCAGGCGCGCGGCGTCACCTTTCGCCGTCCGAAGGTCACAGGCCTTCGTCCGACGAGTTCAACAATCCCATCGTTCATCAACACCACTCCCGTTCCGTGACGTTTTCTTAAACGCTGAGCGTGGGTTCAAATAAGGAGAGCTTCACGTCGTTGTTGAATTATTTGAGTAACGTTAAGCCCTGCAATTCGAGCTAATTTGTCAGTAGTTTCCTCGAAAACTCGTCGCATACTCCGGCACCGCACGCGCAACGACAGCCGGCGCATGCGGAAATTCCGCGCGTGCGATCGACGGCTGCTCGGCTTGTCGGCGGACGGGCTGGAGCGATGCAGCGGAGCGGTTCTGCAGTGTGATGATGGGGCTGTCGGGGAGTTAATTTCCGACGGCTTTTTCGTGTTGCGCGATGCCGACCGCCTTGCGGGGGCGCTCGCTGCGAGAGCGAGCGTGCTCGCGAGCACGTCATCATCGTGACTGTCCGCCGGCTCGATCTCATCCCGGCCTTGTTGCGGTCGCTTCTCGCCGCAGGAGAGGGGCGACGGCTAGGATCGAGAAACCTGTTTCGCGCGATGCGCGCATGGGCCTCTTTCGCTCGCGGCGGTGCTGCGACACTGCGTCCGCGCCCGACGACGCGAATGTGAAGCAGATCACATGTGCATTGCG
It encodes:
- a CDS encoding EAL domain-containing response regulator; protein product: MNDGIVELVGRRPVTFGRRKVTPRACVADSKRHLRAFLSEVLEDLGFVTSECASADELQSVLTSELPDLILLGVATDGIEPGRFLEILVREGFAGKVLAVGARESIIVRAVRQVGEEYGLAMLPPLTTPFAAETLRERVAMLLPDEPAPSPAVHVGEALHAGWLELWYQPKIDARTLVRSGAEALVRMRHPTWGVVPPAYFIPEEHDPHLRDLSEFVIDRAMQDWHYLLEQQSPVDLSINLPASYLKEPHAVRDLCRRVPTHPAFGGLTVEIDSEEAIGELDLLTEVAREVGLHNIGLSIDNLGANWPSLMGLDKIPFVKLKADRQFVTGSGGDRLKRTVCRHIVELAQGYGARAIAQGVESRADLVAANELGFDLVQGFLFGKPMPLKKFARSTLTRTVMGSA